The Thermococcus celericrescens genome includes a window with the following:
- a CDS encoding amidohydrolase family protein produces the protein MRVAIVTSDARVYYTATKVLKEYGIPFHSLQVGEEIPFDVEVVLTGERDYGRVGFPVKVVVRDENFIDELLAKLEGRERFKRIYIAIDPGERPGLSVVADNRVLEVHHLKSPRDVEIILDLLDKYPGAKIKIGHGAKRQRVLMLKALADVLGYDYPLIVVNESRTTPKVCGIEVSQVQDIVAAINIGLREGKEVPIGELLDVKEPTKREIDDIKRRSRELSGNITISSRLAREVALGNLTLDEAIDRQKRRRRSR, from the coding sequence ATGAGAGTAGCCATCGTAACGAGCGACGCCCGCGTTTACTACACCGCCACCAAAGTGTTGAAGGAGTACGGCATACCCTTCCACAGCCTTCAGGTGGGTGAGGAGATACCCTTTGACGTTGAGGTGGTCCTGACGGGTGAACGGGACTACGGTAGGGTCGGGTTTCCTGTAAAAGTCGTTGTTAGGGACGAGAACTTCATAGACGAACTCCTGGCGAAGCTCGAAGGCAGGGAGAGGTTTAAGAGGATTTACATCGCCATAGACCCTGGGGAAAGGCCGGGACTGAGCGTCGTCGCAGATAACCGTGTGCTCGAGGTTCACCACCTGAAGAGCCCGCGCGACGTTGAAATAATCCTCGACCTGCTGGATAAGTACCCCGGTGCTAAAATCAAAATCGGCCACGGCGCCAAGAGGCAGAGGGTGCTCATGCTCAAGGCCCTCGCGGACGTGCTCGGCTACGATTATCCCCTCATCGTCGTGAATGAGTCGAGGACCACCCCCAAGGTGTGCGGCATAGAGGTGTCCCAGGTGCAGGACATCGTGGCGGCCATAAACATAGGCCTGCGCGAGGGGAAGGAAGTTCCCATAGGCGAGCTGCTCGACGTTAAGGAGCCGACAAAGCGTGAGATAGACGATATAAAGAGGCGGAGCCGTGAGCTGAGCGGGAACATCACGATATCCTCCAGACTGGCCCGCGAAGTTGCGCTGGGCAACCTGACGCTGGATGAGGCGATAGACAGACAGAAGAGGAGGAGGCGGTCAAGGTGA
- a CDS encoding L-threonylcarbamoyladenylate synthase codes for MTVVINMRDGVDERGIKIAARFILEGKLVAFPTETVYGLGADALNARAVRRIFEAKGRPADNPLIVHIADFSDLGRLARDVPREARLLAERFWPGPLTMVLPRNENVPDVTTGGLDTVAVRMPAHPIALALIRASTPVAAPSANISGKPSPTLAEHVIDDFYGRIECIIDGGETKIGVESTVIDLSSERPTLLRPGGLPLEEIEKVIGGVEIHPAVRGKLVDVARSPGMKYKHYSPNARVIVVEGKRENVRRKITELVHEYRADGLTVGVMATEEYDADEFFHLGSTEEEVARNLFRALRELDKRGVDVIIAEGIEEKGLGFAVMNRLRKAAGYRIVWA; via the coding sequence ATGACGGTAGTAATCAACATGCGAGACGGAGTCGATGAGAGGGGCATAAAGATAGCCGCCAGGTTCATACTTGAGGGAAAGCTGGTCGCGTTCCCGACCGAGACCGTTTACGGCCTCGGTGCAGATGCCCTGAACGCCCGGGCCGTGAGGAGGATATTCGAGGCCAAGGGCAGGCCGGCGGACAACCCGCTCATCGTTCACATAGCTGACTTCAGCGATCTGGGGCGGCTCGCGAGGGATGTTCCCCGTGAGGCAAGGCTCCTCGCCGAGAGGTTCTGGCCAGGCCCCCTGACGATGGTCCTGCCGAGGAATGAGAACGTCCCGGACGTCACTACCGGTGGCCTCGACACCGTGGCCGTCAGAATGCCTGCGCACCCGATAGCTCTCGCGCTTATAAGAGCGAGTACCCCCGTGGCGGCACCCTCAGCGAACATAAGCGGAAAGCCGAGCCCCACCCTGGCGGAGCACGTCATAGACGACTTCTACGGGAGGATAGAGTGCATAATCGACGGCGGCGAGACTAAGATAGGTGTTGAATCAACGGTGATAGACCTCAGCTCGGAGAGGCCGACCCTGCTGAGGCCCGGCGGCCTTCCACTGGAAGAAATCGAGAAGGTCATCGGGGGGGTCGAGATACATCCGGCGGTCAGGGGTAAGCTCGTGGACGTCGCCCGCTCCCCCGGGATGAAGTACAAGCACTACTCGCCGAACGCCCGGGTTATAGTGGTCGAGGGAAAGAGGGAGAACGTGAGGCGTAAGATAACCGAGCTGGTGCACGAGTACCGCGCGGATGGCCTCACCGTTGGGGTGATGGCCACGGAGGAGTACGACGCGGACGAGTTCTTCCACCTGGGGAGTACCGAGGAGGAAGTGGCGAGGAACCTCTTCAGGGCGCTCAGGGAGCTGGATAAACGCGGTGTGGACGTCATAATCGCGGAGGGAATCGAGGAGAAAGGGCTGGGATTCGCGGTGATGAACAGACTGAGAAAGGCAGCAGGGTACAGAATAGTCTGGGCATAG
- a CDS encoding cell wall-binding repeat 2 family protein, whose amino-acid sequence MELKKPAVIFIGLIFILAVIPGGSVGYASAADQGIVILVTDNEADAALAYSVAALLGARVIVSPWGTYSPEISAEILSEEPGRVIIIGGPVAIPEDYTGDLDDFGISYERWYGETRYETNLAVIEGLKKEFPEAFEGIETVVIANGRDGLALREYARTVKIGPSGTHGRPILILTDDGKTNETLEALAKFSRLKGVVYMATSDGGEPLFPLNQGEVLGFARERFGNDIGTEEKATSPGPRDTLEVLTAVQNKTDRAEKLLDGLQIPAARRKLEAARGLLEEAWSAYNAGDYSMAYLLAIRAGGEADFVIARTYVEIRTVYQGSAEVRLQRRLSQLEVMVNVLRAKGYDVDEIENLLQQAEDALKRGDYSEVINDLIPRIKEMLAEKTVWKHGVPHPPRPEGRDRGRP is encoded by the coding sequence GTGGAGTTGAAAAAACCCGCCGTCATTTTCATCGGACTTATCTTCATACTGGCCGTCATCCCTGGGGGGAGCGTCGGGTACGCCTCCGCCGCGGACCAGGGCATCGTTATCCTCGTGACGGACAATGAGGCTGACGCGGCACTGGCGTACAGCGTGGCCGCCCTGCTGGGTGCCAGGGTTATCGTAAGTCCCTGGGGAACGTACAGTCCGGAGATCAGCGCGGAGATTCTCAGCGAGGAGCCGGGGAGGGTGATAATAATCGGCGGACCCGTCGCAATCCCCGAGGACTACACGGGCGATCTGGACGACTTCGGAATCTCCTACGAGCGCTGGTACGGGGAGACGAGGTACGAGACAAATCTGGCCGTGATAGAGGGACTGAAGAAGGAGTTTCCGGAGGCTTTCGAGGGCATCGAGACCGTAGTAATCGCCAACGGCAGGGACGGACTCGCGCTGAGGGAGTACGCCAGGACGGTTAAAATCGGACCCTCCGGGACGCATGGAAGGCCCATCCTCATCCTGACGGACGACGGAAAAACCAACGAGACACTTGAGGCGCTGGCAAAGTTCAGCAGGCTGAAGGGAGTCGTGTACATGGCGACATCGGACGGGGGAGAGCCCCTGTTTCCCCTGAACCAGGGGGAAGTTCTGGGATTTGCCCGGGAGCGCTTCGGGAATGACATAGGCACCGAAGAGAAAGCGACCTCGCCGGGGCCAAGGGACACCCTCGAGGTTCTCACGGCAGTCCAGAACAAGACGGACAGGGCGGAGAAGCTGCTCGACGGCCTTCAGATACCCGCTGCCAGAAGAAAGCTCGAAGCCGCCAGGGGCCTGCTCGAGGAGGCGTGGAGTGCGTACAACGCGGGCGACTACTCCATGGCATACCTGCTGGCCATACGTGCGGGGGGAGAGGCGGATTTTGTGATAGCGAGGACGTACGTGGAAATAAGGACAGTGTACCAGGGCTCGGCGGAGGTGAGGCTCCAGAGAAGGCTTTCACAGCTTGAGGTCATGGTAAACGTCCTCAGAGCAAAGGGCTACGATGTGGATGAGATAGAAAACCTGCTCCAGCAGGCGGAGGATGCCCTCAAGAGGGGGGATTACTCCGAGGTAATCAACGATCTCATACCCCGTATAAAGGAGATGCTGGCAGAAAAAACCGTCTGGAAGCACGGCGTTCCCCATCCACCTCGCCCTGAGGGACGGGACAGGGGCAGACCATAA
- a CDS encoding CDC48 family AAA ATPase yields MIFGKDEERYEKIKLRVAEALKRDVGRGIVRFDRKFQKQLGVEPGDIVELIGDRTTAAIVANPHPDDRGLDIIRMDGYIRRNAGVSIGDYVTVAKAEVQEAKKVTLAPAQKGVFIQIPGDMVKQNLLGRPVVKGDLVVASSRGETYYGGSPFDELLRGLFETMPLGFGELKFVVVSTNPKGVVQITYNTEVEVLPQAVEVREEAIPEVTYEDIGGLNDAIQKIREMVELPLKHPELFERLGIEPPKGVLLYGPPGTGKTLLAKAVANEANAHFIAINGPEVMSKFYGESEERLREIFKEAEENAPSIIFIDEIDAIAPKREEVVGEVEKRVVSQLLTLMDGLKGRGKVIVIAATNRPDALDPALRRPGRFDREIEVGVPDKKGRKEILQIHTRGMPLEPDYDRETVLKVLKELLKRKAFDEEVLKKLMERIEKARSDDEVKEILKSASEVYPEVRTRLIEWMLERIAEKTHGFVGADLAALAREAAMVVLRRLINEGKISPEHEKIPPEVLQELRVRKADFYEALKMVDPSALREVLIEMPNVRWEDIGGLEEVKQELKEAVEWPMKYPKAFQRLGIEPPRGVLLYGPPGTGKTLLAKAVATESEANFIGIRGPEVLSKWVGESEKRVREIFRK; encoded by the coding sequence GTGATCTTCGGTAAGGATGAGGAGAGGTACGAGAAGATTAAGCTCCGCGTTGCAGAGGCCCTGAAGAGGGATGTTGGCAGGGGAATAGTCCGGTTCGACAGGAAGTTCCAGAAGCAGCTCGGGGTGGAGCCGGGCGACATCGTGGAGCTGATAGGTGACCGTACAACCGCTGCGATAGTGGCCAACCCCCACCCGGACGACAGGGGACTCGACATCATCAGAATGGACGGCTACATAAGGAGGAACGCCGGGGTCAGCATAGGCGACTACGTGACGGTGGCGAAGGCGGAGGTGCAGGAGGCGAAGAAGGTCACCCTCGCTCCGGCCCAGAAGGGCGTCTTCATCCAGATACCCGGCGATATGGTGAAGCAGAACCTCCTGGGAAGGCCCGTGGTGAAGGGGGACCTGGTGGTCGCCAGCAGCAGGGGGGAGACCTACTACGGCGGCTCGCCCTTTGACGAGCTGCTCAGGGGGCTCTTCGAGACAATGCCCCTCGGGTTCGGGGAGCTGAAGTTCGTGGTGGTCAGCACCAACCCCAAGGGCGTCGTCCAGATAACTTACAACACCGAGGTTGAGGTCCTCCCGCAGGCGGTTGAGGTGCGCGAGGAGGCCATCCCAGAGGTCACCTACGAGGACATCGGCGGCCTGAACGACGCCATCCAAAAGATACGCGAGATGGTGGAGCTTCCGCTCAAGCACCCGGAGCTCTTTGAGCGCCTTGGAATTGAACCGCCGAAGGGTGTTCTGCTTTACGGCCCGCCTGGAACAGGTAAGACTCTCCTGGCCAAGGCTGTGGCAAACGAAGCCAACGCGCACTTCATAGCCATCAACGGCCCCGAGGTCATGAGCAAATTCTACGGTGAGAGCGAGGAGCGTTTGAGGGAGATATTCAAGGAGGCCGAAGAGAACGCCCCCAGCATCATATTCATAGACGAGATTGACGCGATAGCTCCCAAGAGAGAGGAGGTCGTTGGGGAGGTTGAAAAACGCGTTGTCAGCCAGCTGCTTACTCTGATGGACGGCCTGAAGGGACGCGGGAAGGTCATAGTCATAGCAGCTACCAACAGGCCGGATGCCCTGGATCCAGCCCTCAGAAGGCCCGGACGCTTCGACAGGGAGATAGAGGTCGGCGTTCCCGACAAGAAGGGCAGGAAGGAGATACTCCAGATACACACGAGGGGAATGCCCCTCGAGCCGGATTACGACAGGGAGACGGTCCTCAAGGTTCTGAAGGAGCTCCTCAAAAGGAAAGCCTTTGACGAGGAGGTTCTCAAAAAGCTGATGGAGCGCATTGAGAAGGCCAGGAGCGACGACGAGGTGAAGGAGATTCTGAAGAGCGCGAGCGAGGTTTACCCAGAGGTCAGAACCAGGCTCATCGAGTGGATGCTCGAGAGAATCGCGGAGAAGACGCACGGCTTCGTCGGCGCCGACCTCGCCGCCCTCGCCAGGGAGGCCGCAATGGTCGTCCTCAGGAGGCTCATAAACGAGGGCAAGATAAGTCCCGAGCACGAGAAGATACCCCCGGAGGTTCTCCAGGAACTCCGTGTGAGGAAGGCGGACTTCTACGAGGCCCTCAAGATGGTGGACCCAAGCGCGCTCAGGGAAGTGCTCATCGAGATGCCGAACGTCCGCTGGGAGGACATAGGCGGCCTCGAGGAGGTAAAGCAGGAGCTCAAAGAGGCGGTCGAGTGGCCGATGAAATATCCCAAGGCGTTCCAGAGGCTCGGCATTGAACCGCCGAGGGGTGTGCTCCTCTACGGCCCGCCCGGAACAGGTAAGACGCTCCTAGCTAAGGCCGTGGCGACGGAGAGCGAGGCCAACTTCATCGGCATCCGCGGTCCGGAGGTTCTCAGCAAGTGGGTGGGCGAGAGCGAGAAGCGCGTGAGGGAGATATTCAGGAAG
- a CDS encoding nucleotidyltransferase domain-containing protein: MPREKVVRIWDEREVVYPPKRWRYLLEKRERALKIMERLSQFDPLIYGSVARGDVRQDSDVDIFIPYRVPSYLIELALEGLVGQRKIVMATPWHLIKGVIEIDNETTVTFPLIDPTDRELEFYRWGGAVDLWGVKTKERVTGVNKKLILIVPTERGHIEREVVGRESEVARILGVSVDIVTERVHVLTRRDAIGRTGIYINEEVPDWMSFEEALKVIADRDPNVRRKVRERGGV; the protein is encoded by the coding sequence ATGCCGAGGGAAAAAGTCGTCAGGATATGGGATGAACGGGAAGTGGTCTATCCCCCAAAGAGATGGCGCTACCTCCTGGAGAAGAGGGAGAGAGCGCTAAAGATAATGGAGAGGCTTAGCCAGTTCGATCCCCTCATCTACGGCAGCGTCGCCAGGGGGGACGTCAGGCAGGACAGCGACGTGGACATCTTCATACCATACAGGGTGCCGAGCTACCTTATCGAACTCGCCCTTGAGGGGCTCGTGGGGCAGAGGAAGATAGTCATGGCAACTCCGTGGCACCTCATCAAGGGGGTCATCGAGATAGACAACGAAACAACCGTCACATTCCCGTTAATCGACCCCACCGACAGGGAGCTTGAGTTTTACCGGTGGGGCGGGGCGGTTGATTTGTGGGGTGTGAAAACGAAGGAGCGCGTCACCGGCGTCAATAAGAAGCTGATACTCATAGTCCCCACCGAGAGGGGACACATCGAGAGGGAAGTCGTTGGGCGGGAGAGCGAGGTCGCCAGAATCCTCGGAGTTAGTGTGGACATCGTCACCGAGCGCGTCCACGTTCTGACGAGGAGGGACGCGATAGGAAGAACCGGAATCTACATCAACGAGGAAGTTCCCGACTGGATGAGCTTCGAGGAAGCACTGAAGGTGATAGCCGACCGCGACCCGAACGTCAGGAGAAAGGTGCGGGAGCGGGGAGGGGTCTAG
- the serS gene encoding serine--tRNA ligase, which translates to MLDIKLIRENPDIVRGDLIKRGEIEKLKWIDEILELDARWRDNLKRINALRKERNQLAVQIGKLKKAGEPIDDLLARSNEIVKQIEELEKEVEELRKRIDYYLWRLPNITHESVPVGKDDTENVPIRFWGKARVWEGFLESFKEQSLGKMDYEVLDWRPRLHVDMLELLKGADIERAAKVSGARFYYLMNELVILDLALLRFALDKLIEKGFVPVIPPYMVRRFVEEGVTSFGDFEDVIYKVEGEDLYLVPTAEHPLAGMHANEIIEGKDLPLLYAGVSPCFRKEAGTAGKDTKGIFRVHQFHKVEQFVYARPEESWEWHEKLIANAEEIFRELEIPYRVVNICTGDLGYVAAKKYDIEAWMAGQGKFREVVSASNCTEWQARRLNIRYRDKTHEKPKFVHTLNSTAIATSRAIVAILENFQTEEGVVKLPKALWKYTGFKEILPASMKERCCQD; encoded by the coding sequence ATGCTGGACATAAAGCTCATCCGTGAAAATCCCGATATCGTCAGGGGCGACCTCATAAAGCGCGGGGAGATAGAGAAGCTCAAGTGGATAGACGAGATTCTGGAGCTCGATGCCAGATGGCGCGATAACCTGAAGAGGATAAACGCCCTCAGGAAGGAGCGCAACCAGCTGGCGGTTCAGATAGGCAAGCTCAAGAAGGCGGGCGAACCGATAGACGACCTCCTGGCAAGGAGCAACGAGATAGTGAAGCAGATTGAGGAGCTCGAGAAAGAAGTCGAGGAGCTGAGGAAGAGGATAGACTACTACCTCTGGCGCCTCCCGAACATCACCCACGAGAGCGTTCCCGTCGGCAAGGACGACACCGAAAACGTCCCCATCAGGTTCTGGGGTAAGGCTCGCGTCTGGGAGGGCTTCCTCGAGAGCTTTAAGGAGCAGAGCCTCGGAAAGATGGACTACGAGGTTCTCGACTGGAGGCCGAGGCTTCACGTGGACATGCTCGAGCTCCTAAAGGGTGCGGACATTGAGAGGGCCGCGAAGGTCAGCGGCGCGAGGTTCTACTACCTCATGAACGAGCTGGTCATCCTCGACCTGGCACTCCTCCGCTTTGCCCTCGACAAGCTCATCGAGAAGGGCTTCGTCCCCGTCATACCGCCCTACATGGTGCGCCGCTTTGTTGAGGAGGGCGTCACGAGCTTCGGCGACTTCGAGGACGTCATCTACAAGGTGGAGGGCGAGGACCTTTACCTCGTCCCGACCGCCGAGCACCCGCTGGCCGGGATGCACGCCAACGAGATAATCGAGGGCAAAGACCTGCCGCTCCTCTACGCCGGCGTGAGCCCCTGCTTCCGCAAGGAGGCTGGAACGGCGGGCAAGGACACGAAGGGAATCTTCCGCGTCCACCAGTTCCACAAGGTCGAGCAGTTCGTTTACGCGAGGCCCGAGGAGAGCTGGGAGTGGCACGAGAAGCTCATAGCCAACGCAGAGGAGATATTCCGGGAGCTTGAGATCCCCTACAGGGTCGTGAACATCTGCACCGGCGATCTGGGCTATGTCGCCGCCAAGAAGTACGACATCGAGGCATGGATGGCGGGCCAGGGCAAGTTCAGGGAGGTTGTTTCGGCGAGCAATTGCACCGAGTGGCAGGCGAGAAGGCTGAACATCCGCTACCGCGACAAGACCCACGAGAAGCCCAAGTTCGTCCACACGCTCAACTCCACCGCGATAGCGACCTCGAGGGCAATCGTTGCCATCCTCGAGAACTTCCAGACCGAGGAGGGCGTCGTGAAGCTCCCGAAGGCCCTCTGGAAGTACACGGGCTTCAAGGAGATACTCCCAGCGAGCATGAAGGAGAGGTGCTGCCAAGACTGA
- a CDS encoding ATP-binding protein produces MIERETWAEVILDYSALSFRGIERDIEVPCPRTNLAVSIIGPRRSGKTYLMFQTMEKLKEDVPADRIFYVNFEDPRLVGATLDDLMTFLEVLRELAGGGSFYLFLDEVQVVDGWERFVRYLLDMGNRVFVSGSSAKLLSREIATHLRGRSISFRVLPFSFREFLEARGFEAKKYVSSEEKARLLSLLKGYIEWGGYPEVALNPELRTEILRGILDLAIYRDIVERWEVRNLSALRLLLKVLARSSHLTLGKIYSTMKSLGVSVGKGTLADYLEYLSDAMILYLLPPYVKSYKKAEMLGFKPYLVDNGLLRIMGVKDMGRLMENLTFVELIKRGFEPGEDLFYVPGDSWEVDFLAGDELIQVSYELHPFNRERELRALIMTSKKTGIKKLTVLTFADEESISVEGMEVKVLPLYKWLL; encoded by the coding sequence ATGATAGAGCGAGAAACATGGGCCGAGGTCATCCTTGACTACAGCGCCCTTTCATTCAGAGGCATTGAACGCGATATAGAGGTTCCCTGTCCAAGGACGAACCTTGCCGTTTCCATTATAGGTCCGAGGAGATCCGGTAAGACGTACCTGATGTTCCAGACGATGGAGAAGCTGAAGGAGGACGTTCCTGCTGACAGGATTTTCTACGTGAACTTTGAAGACCCGAGACTCGTTGGTGCAACTCTGGATGACCTGATGACCTTTCTGGAGGTTCTCCGCGAGCTGGCCGGAGGTGGGAGCTTTTATCTCTTCCTCGATGAGGTTCAGGTCGTTGATGGATGGGAACGCTTTGTCCGCTATCTACTCGATATGGGGAACAGAGTTTTTGTCTCTGGCTCTTCGGCAAAGCTCCTCTCCAGGGAGATAGCAACCCACCTGCGGGGACGTTCGATATCGTTCAGGGTTCTCCCCTTTTCCTTCAGGGAGTTCCTTGAGGCCAGGGGTTTTGAGGCCAAGAAGTACGTTTCGAGTGAGGAAAAGGCCAGGCTCCTCTCCCTGCTTAAGGGTTACATAGAATGGGGAGGTTATCCGGAAGTCGCCTTGAATCCGGAGCTGAGAACTGAGATCCTCCGCGGAATCCTGGATCTCGCGATATACCGGGACATCGTCGAGCGCTGGGAGGTCAGGAACCTCTCTGCCCTTAGGCTGCTCCTCAAGGTTCTCGCCCGTTCAAGCCACCTGACGCTGGGCAAGATTTATTCGACCATGAAAAGCCTTGGCGTGTCCGTTGGAAAGGGCACGCTGGCCGATTACCTGGAATACCTGTCCGATGCCATGATCCTTTACCTCCTCCCACCTTACGTGAAGTCCTACAAGAAAGCGGAGATGCTGGGGTTCAAGCCATACCTGGTAGACAACGGCCTGCTGAGGATTATGGGCGTTAAAGACATGGGCAGGCTGATGGAGAACCTCACCTTCGTGGAGCTCATTAAAAGGGGCTTTGAGCCAGGTGAGGATCTTTTCTATGTCCCCGGTGATAGCTGGGAAGTTGACTTCCTCGCGGGGGACGAGCTCATACAGGTCAGTTATGAACTCCACCCCTTCAACAGGGAACGGGAACTGCGGGCGCTCATAATGACCTCTAAAAAAACCGGCATCAAAAAGCTGACCGTGCTGACGTTCGCCGATGAGGAAAGCATAAGTGTTGAAGGCATGGAAGTGAAAGTTTTACCGCTTTACAAATGGCTTCTCTAG
- a CDS encoding glycosyltransferase family 4 protein translates to MRILMVGHYPPHAGGVANHLEGLVRELRKRHEVHVLTYGPVEPREFEREFVHQVKVPQVYGLRGTSFAFLGSRKIVRLHRELGFDLIHAHFVGTTSFAGVLAKEKTGLPLVVTAHGSDLEHTAKLAFGRFYVKKTLAEADAVIAVSHWLARKALALGAGRVSVIPNGVRELEGAGEPENGRRYITFIGALRKYKSPGTFIELARAFPEREFLVVGDGPLRGSLEASAPGNVRFLGYRGDVGKILSESVLLVLPSRREGFGLVVIEANSLGVPAVGRRVSAVPELIRAGKNGLTFGTFDELVEAVGELLEPKVNRKAGSTGRHVSKLYSWGKVAGEVERVYESALR, encoded by the coding sequence ATGAGGATTCTAATGGTTGGTCACTATCCCCCCCACGCCGGTGGCGTTGCCAACCACCTTGAGGGCCTCGTGAGAGAGCTCAGAAAACGCCACGAGGTTCACGTCCTGACCTACGGGCCGGTTGAGCCGAGGGAGTTCGAGCGGGAGTTCGTCCACCAGGTTAAGGTTCCGCAGGTTTACGGACTGAGGGGGACGAGCTTTGCCTTTCTGGGTTCCAGGAAAATCGTCCGGCTCCACAGGGAACTGGGGTTCGATTTGATCCACGCCCACTTTGTTGGAACGACCAGCTTCGCGGGCGTTCTCGCGAAGGAGAAAACCGGCCTTCCTCTCGTCGTCACAGCCCACGGAAGCGACCTGGAGCACACGGCAAAGCTGGCCTTCGGAAGGTTTTACGTGAAAAAAACCCTCGCCGAGGCGGACGCGGTAATAGCGGTTAGCCACTGGCTGGCAAGGAAGGCACTGGCCCTCGGGGCGGGAAGGGTGAGTGTCATACCCAACGGGGTGCGTGAACTCGAAGGGGCCGGGGAACCGGAGAACGGGAGGAGGTACATCACGTTCATCGGCGCCCTCCGCAAATACAAAAGCCCGGGGACTTTCATAGAGCTGGCGAGGGCGTTTCCCGAGAGGGAATTCCTTGTGGTGGGTGACGGCCCGCTCAGGGGGAGTCTGGAAGCGAGTGCACCCGGAAACGTGAGGTTCCTTGGGTACAGGGGGGACGTTGGAAAGATTCTGTCGGAAAGCGTTCTCCTCGTCCTGCCCTCCAGGAGGGAGGGCTTTGGCCTTGTCGTCATAGAGGCCAACAGCCTGGGCGTCCCTGCAGTGGGAAGGCGCGTGAGCGCGGTTCCCGAGCTGATCAGAGCGGGGAAGAACGGACTCACCTTCGGGACGTTCGATGAGCTCGTTGAGGCTGTGGGGGAGCTCCTTGAACCAAAGGTAAACAGGAAAGCCGGCTCAACCGGAAGGCACGTTTCAAAGCTCTACTCCTGGGGGAAGGTTGCGGGGGAAGTTGAGAGGGTTTACGAGTCCGCCCTGAGATAG
- a CDS encoding molybdenum cofactor synthesis domain-containing protein, giving the protein MAFLKVVPLEKALEVINSFPLEPKIESVPLSEALGRVLAEDVTSPVDVPPFDRATVDGYAVRAEDTFMTGESEPVRLKVVGEINAGDTPTVELKPGESVYISTGAPLPRNADAVVQFEDVDREGEDVIIYKPAYPGLGVMKAGADIPKGKALLKRGTRLTFKDTALLSAVGFSEVKVFRKPRVAVISTGNEVVLPGTELRYGQIYDINGRAIADAVRELGGEALFLGIARDDRESLKALIETGIECCDIVLLSGGASGGIRDLTSSIIEELGEVKIHGIAIQPGKPTIIGLINGKPVFGLPGYPTSCLTNFTLLVAPLLRRLLRRESEVRKVRKKLAHKVFSVKGRRQFLPVRIEGEKAVPILKGSGAVTSFVDADGFIEVPENVEILEAGEEVEVTFFG; this is encoded by the coding sequence ATGGCGTTCCTGAAGGTCGTCCCCCTGGAAAAGGCTCTCGAGGTCATAAACTCATTCCCGCTGGAGCCAAAAATCGAAAGCGTCCCCCTGAGCGAAGCCCTGGGCAGGGTTCTGGCGGAGGATGTAACCTCTCCCGTGGACGTCCCTCCCTTCGACAGGGCCACCGTCGACGGTTATGCAGTTCGCGCGGAAGACACCTTCATGACGGGCGAGAGCGAGCCGGTTAGATTGAAAGTCGTTGGGGAGATAAACGCAGGAGACACTCCGACGGTGGAGCTCAAGCCCGGTGAGAGCGTTTACATCTCCACGGGCGCACCCCTGCCCAGGAATGCCGATGCGGTGGTACAGTTCGAGGACGTGGACAGGGAAGGGGAAGATGTCATTATCTACAAGCCGGCCTACCCCGGCCTCGGCGTCATGAAGGCCGGAGCCGACATCCCGAAGGGGAAGGCCCTTCTCAAACGTGGAACCCGGCTGACCTTCAAGGACACCGCACTTCTCTCGGCGGTCGGCTTCTCGGAAGTCAAAGTCTTCAGGAAGCCCAGGGTTGCCGTGATAAGCACAGGAAACGAAGTGGTTCTCCCAGGGACTGAGCTGAGGTACGGTCAGATATACGACATAAACGGCCGCGCAATAGCGGACGCGGTCAGGGAGCTCGGTGGCGAGGCCCTCTTCCTCGGCATAGCCAGGGACGACCGCGAGAGCCTCAAGGCGCTCATCGAGACGGGAATCGAGTGCTGCGACATCGTACTCCTCAGCGGCGGTGCGAGCGGTGGAATAAGGGACCTGACCAGCTCGATAATCGAGGAGCTCGGCGAAGTGAAGATTCATGGCATAGCGATTCAGCCGGGTAAGCCGACGATAATCGGCCTGATCAACGGAAAGCCAGTCTTTGGTCTGCCCGGCTACCCGACCAGCTGTCTCACCAACTTCACCCTGCTCGTTGCACCGCTCCTGAGGAGGCTCCTCAGAAGAGAGAGCGAAGTCAGAAAAGTTAGGAAGAAGCTCGCCCACAAGGTTTTCTCCGTCAAAGGCAGGCGTCAGTTCCTCCCGGTCAGGATAGAGGGCGAAAAGGCGGTGCCTATACTCAAGGGAAGCGGAGCGGTCACGAGCTTCGTAGATGCCGACGGCTTCATCGAGGTTCCAGAGAACGTCGAGATACTGGAGGCTGGCGAGGAGGTTGAGGTCACGTTCTTTGGCTGA